In Streptomyces kaniharaensis, a single genomic region encodes these proteins:
- a CDS encoding DUF4007 family protein, which translates to MTDHPPLAGCVPAFGRHRTYPPRQGWLLKVHTAVQDDPLVFRHPDAPVILGVGSSMVASMRFWANAFGLVEEDAAGSGAVTPTARGHWLLDEAGADPYLEDPASLWLLHWWLLSGTPCSVPAWYYLFARAGLSTFTRAELRTHVRGAAERTGWKAPADDTVGRDIACIATMYAPQVASPDQPRAGLEDVLTNPFRDLNLLSTAAPGEHHHGDRSHVLSLNRGAGRLAPAAVLAHACLDHAARRCGSAPGSIALSRLANEPGSPGRVLLIDTRSLHSALERAARRHPALSVVESAAGEALLAYSAPPAELADEVLAAAYGRPEGPGDC; encoded by the coding sequence TCAGGACGACCCGCTGGTCTTCCGCCACCCCGACGCGCCCGTCATCCTCGGCGTCGGCTCCAGCATGGTGGCGAGCATGCGGTTCTGGGCCAACGCCTTCGGTCTCGTCGAGGAGGATGCCGCAGGAAGCGGAGCGGTGACGCCGACCGCCCGCGGCCACTGGCTGCTCGACGAAGCCGGCGCCGACCCGTACCTGGAGGACCCGGCGAGTCTGTGGCTGCTGCACTGGTGGCTGCTCAGCGGCACGCCCTGCTCTGTACCAGCCTGGTACTACCTGTTCGCGCGCGCCGGGCTCTCCACGTTCACCCGGGCCGAGCTGCGCACCCACGTCCGCGGAGCAGCGGAGCGGACCGGCTGGAAGGCTCCGGCCGACGACACCGTCGGCCGCGACATCGCCTGCATCGCGACGATGTACGCCCCGCAGGTCGCTTCCCCCGACCAGCCGCGCGCCGGCCTGGAGGACGTCCTCACCAATCCGTTCCGCGACCTCAACCTGCTCTCCACCGCGGCCCCGGGGGAACATCACCACGGCGACCGCAGTCACGTCCTCAGCTTGAACCGCGGGGCCGGCCGACTCGCTCCCGCCGCCGTCCTGGCGCACGCCTGCCTCGACCACGCTGCTCGCCGCTGCGGGTCGGCTCCCGGCAGCATCGCCCTCTCGCGGCTGGCCAACGAGCCCGGCAGCCCCGGCCGGGTGCTGCTCATCGACACCCGCTCGCTGCACAGCGCCCTCGAACGAGCCGCGCGCCGACACCCGGCCCTGTCGGTCGTCGAGTCCGCGGCGGGAGAGGCCCTGCTTGCCTACTCGGCACCCCCTGCGGAGCTGGCCGACGAGGTCCTGGCCGCCGCCTACGGCCGCCCGGAGGGACCCGGTGACTGCTGA
- a CDS encoding deazapurine DNA modification protein DpdA family protein, whose translation MTAPAITPTPVRFHLGVHQPAWMEHLDFPLFVSNRRLMNRKSLPRAAGPWALDSGAFSEVDLYGRWKTTAQQYATAVNRYHDEIGNLEWCSPMDWVCEPWMLPKTGLTIEEHLRRTVDSVVELRSLGIKTRVIPVLQGWLRPHYLRCAEMYADAGIDLLAEPLVGVGSMCRRQNHWRASLLLDELARLGGRGAPLVPLHAFGFKIQGLTLSRSLASADSMAWSSAGRRERGCGPTHKTESNCMSYALWWRNHLMERLEDAGVPSCPA comes from the coding sequence ATGACCGCCCCCGCCATCACGCCGACCCCCGTCAGGTTCCACCTGGGCGTCCACCAGCCCGCATGGATGGAACACCTCGACTTCCCCCTGTTCGTCTCCAACCGGCGGCTGATGAACCGCAAGTCGCTGCCCCGGGCCGCCGGCCCCTGGGCCCTGGACAGCGGGGCGTTCAGCGAGGTCGACCTCTACGGCCGGTGGAAGACCACCGCCCAGCAGTACGCCACCGCCGTCAACCGCTACCACGACGAGATCGGCAACCTCGAGTGGTGCAGTCCCATGGACTGGGTCTGCGAGCCCTGGATGCTGCCCAAGACCGGCCTCACCATCGAGGAGCACCTGAGGCGCACCGTCGACTCCGTCGTCGAACTGCGCTCTCTGGGCATCAAGACCCGCGTCATCCCGGTCCTGCAGGGCTGGCTGCGCCCCCACTACCTCCGCTGCGCCGAGATGTACGCCGACGCCGGCATCGACCTCCTGGCCGAGCCGCTCGTGGGCGTCGGCAGCATGTGCCGGCGCCAGAACCACTGGCGGGCTTCCCTCCTCCTGGACGAGCTCGCCCGACTCGGCGGGCGCGGGGCGCCGCTCGTGCCGCTGCACGCCTTCGGCTTCAAGATCCAGGGCCTGACGCTGTCTCGTTCGCTGGCGTCGGCCGACTCGATGGCCTGGAGCTCGGCCGGCCGCAGGGAACGAGGGTGCGGCCCGACCCACAAGACGGAGAGCAACTGCATGTCGTACGCGCTCTGGTGGAGGAACCACCTGATGGAGCGGCTGGAGGACGCCGGGGTGCCGTCATGCCCGGCGTGA
- a CDS encoding HNH endonuclease family protein, with amino-acid sequence MPRPLRTAAIGAALSAAAMLAACTPADVVKSAPEAAAGPMMSATAALQALDQLTVKGRAPQTGYSRDQFGPAWSDSSTAPGSHNGCSTRDDILARDLSDVVRQGPCTVVSGVLHDPYTARTISFTRGVKTSLAVQIDHIVPLSLSWQTGAQQLTAAGRLSLANDPLNLVAVDGPTNEAKGDGDAATWLPPNKPIRCGYAQRQIEVKAKYKLWVTPPEKDALRRVLGSCPGPALPGEGASK; translated from the coding sequence ATGCCCCGCCCTCTTCGCACCGCGGCCATCGGCGCCGCTCTCTCTGCGGCAGCCATGCTCGCCGCCTGCACCCCCGCCGACGTCGTGAAGTCAGCGCCCGAGGCCGCGGCCGGGCCCATGATGTCCGCCACGGCCGCTCTCCAGGCACTCGACCAGCTCACCGTCAAGGGGAGAGCCCCCCAGACCGGATACAGCCGCGATCAGTTCGGTCCGGCCTGGAGCGACAGCAGCACCGCCCCGGGAAGCCACAACGGCTGCTCGACCCGTGACGACATCCTCGCCCGCGATCTGTCCGACGTCGTGCGGCAGGGTCCGTGCACCGTCGTCTCCGGGGTGCTCCACGACCCGTACACCGCGCGCACGATCTCCTTCACCCGCGGCGTCAAGACGTCGTTGGCCGTGCAGATCGACCACATCGTGCCCCTGAGCCTCAGCTGGCAGACCGGCGCGCAGCAGCTGACCGCAGCCGGACGGCTCAGCCTCGCGAACGACCCGCTCAACCTGGTGGCGGTCGACGGCCCGACGAACGAGGCGAAGGGGGACGGCGACGCCGCCACCTGGCTTCCGCCGAACAAGCCGATCCGCTGCGGCTACGCGCAGCGCCAGATCGAGGTGAAGGCGAAGTACAAGCTCTGGGTGACCCCGCCGGAGAAGGACGCGCTGCGCCGCGTCCTGGGCAGCTGCCCCGGGCCGGCTCTGCCGGGTGAGGGGGCGTCCAAGTGA
- a CDS encoding helix-turn-helix domain-containing protein has product MASRGVPAFSAAALRRLRTKASLSQDELAALARGRGARVAGTHICLYEQGRRKPQLPTAQALADSLRVPLKSLLSTGKPDDVQRLRLLAGWSQRALAHRLGVAQARWSRIERGLASLDESKFRLAAELLKVTVEQLLRSLDAATGSRLPRGRR; this is encoded by the coding sequence GTGGCAAGCCGAGGAGTACCAGCCTTCAGCGCCGCCGCCCTGCGCCGACTGCGCACCAAGGCCTCCTTGTCGCAGGACGAGCTGGCGGCCTTGGCCCGCGGGCGCGGGGCGCGAGTGGCCGGCACCCACATCTGCCTGTACGAACAGGGCCGACGAAAACCGCAGTTGCCGACGGCGCAGGCCCTCGCCGACAGCCTGAGAGTGCCGCTGAAGTCGCTCCTGTCGACCGGGAAGCCGGACGATGTGCAGAGGCTTCGGCTATTGGCCGGCTGGAGCCAGCGAGCGCTGGCGCACCGGCTGGGCGTTGCCCAGGCTCGGTGGTCACGGATCGAGCGGGGCCTCGCATCGCTCGACGAGTCGAAGTTCCGGCTGGCCGCCGAACTGCTGAAGGTCACGGTCGAGCAGCTGTTGCGCTCACTGGACGCCGCCACCGGCAGCCGGCTGCCGCGTGGTCGTCGCTAA
- a CDS encoding SAF domain-containing protein, with protein sequence MSTTTGPAPETTDQQTPAPKSIVRQPVVRRRRPGFIAMAVALIAVGVGANAWLYMSTGNREPVVAIAHDVPMGAQLTADDLVEARIATDPVLTPVPASQLKKMIGKRTTVGLTKGSLLTTQSVTDQPLIKQGQSLVGVSLSPAQIPASQLSPGQKVNVIHTPKNNAAAATDGASGSNKNTTVQAVVIEVGKADNSGDRVVDLAANTLDGATLAQWSANGEASLVVVPSGS encoded by the coding sequence ATGAGCACCACCACGGGGCCCGCCCCCGAAACCACCGACCAGCAGACGCCCGCGCCCAAGTCGATCGTCCGCCAGCCCGTCGTCCGCCGACGCCGCCCCGGCTTCATCGCCATGGCCGTCGCGCTGATCGCGGTCGGCGTCGGCGCCAACGCGTGGCTGTACATGTCCACGGGCAACCGCGAGCCCGTCGTCGCCATCGCGCACGACGTGCCGATGGGTGCCCAGCTGACCGCCGACGACCTCGTGGAAGCCCGGATCGCCACCGACCCGGTCCTCACCCCCGTGCCGGCCAGCCAGCTGAAGAAGATGATCGGCAAGCGCACCACCGTGGGCCTGACCAAGGGCAGCCTGCTGACCACCCAGTCGGTCACCGATCAGCCGCTGATCAAGCAGGGCCAGTCGCTGGTGGGCGTCTCGCTCTCCCCGGCGCAGATCCCCGCCAGCCAGCTGAGCCCCGGCCAGAAGGTCAACGTCATCCACACGCCGAAGAACAACGCCGCCGCTGCCACCGACGGCGCCTCCGGCAGCAACAAGAACACCACGGTGCAGGCCGTCGTCATCGAGGTGGGCAAGGCCGACAACAGCGGCGACCGCGTTGTGGACCTCGCCGCCAACACCCTTGACGGCGCGACCCTGGCCCAGTGGTCCGCGAACGGCGAGGCCTCCCTCGTCGTCGTGCCGTCGGGGAGCTGA
- a CDS encoding P-loop NTPase family protein → MAVIAFAGASGGPGVTATALAALLTWPLPQGRRAILAECDPDGGSIAAGYLESRILGDYGLHNLEVAHRRRQLDQEFWYQLIDLSDKDTQDRLLLPGLTNPAQAAGLSQVWQRLGLLFEQLQTQDPGYDVLVDLGRSGATGTAGALARSADIVAVVVRRTLRSASAAKPRVEALRAALEVRGRDSGRLGLVVIDDGDFRPRDISEQLQLPIFATLPHDPRAAQVLSHGGDGGRYFGRSALLREARVMSEQLRGLAVQEQQRLLAPAARPQTVLDRMKGAVNAAR, encoded by the coding sequence ATGGCCGTCATCGCCTTCGCCGGCGCCAGCGGCGGCCCCGGAGTGACCGCGACCGCCCTCGCGGCGCTGCTCACCTGGCCGCTCCCGCAGGGACGCCGCGCCATCCTGGCCGAGTGCGACCCGGACGGCGGCTCGATCGCCGCGGGCTATCTCGAGTCGCGGATCCTGGGCGACTACGGCCTGCACAACCTGGAGGTCGCCCACCGCCGCCGCCAGCTCGACCAGGAGTTCTGGTACCAGCTGATCGACCTGTCCGACAAGGACACCCAGGACCGTCTGCTGCTGCCCGGCCTGACCAATCCCGCCCAGGCCGCCGGCCTCAGCCAGGTCTGGCAGCGCCTCGGCCTGCTCTTCGAGCAGTTGCAGACCCAGGACCCCGGCTACGACGTCCTGGTGGACCTCGGCCGCTCCGGCGCCACCGGCACGGCCGGCGCCCTGGCCAGGTCCGCGGACATCGTCGCCGTCGTCGTACGACGCACCCTGCGCTCGGCCAGCGCCGCCAAGCCGCGGGTCGAGGCGCTGCGCGCCGCGCTCGAGGTCCGCGGACGCGACAGCGGCCGGCTCGGCCTGGTGGTCATCGACGACGGCGACTTCCGCCCGCGGGACATCTCCGAGCAACTGCAGCTGCCCATCTTCGCCACCCTCCCCCACGACCCGAGGGCCGCACAGGTCCTCTCCCACGGCGGCGACGGCGGCCGGTACTTCGGCCGCTCCGCCCTGTTGCGCGAAGCACGCGTCATGTCCGAACAGCTGCGCGGCCTCGCCGTCCAGGAGCAGCAGAGGCTCCTCGCACCGGCGGCGCGTCCGCAGACCGTCCTCGACCGAATGAAGGGAGCTGTCAATGCAGCGCGGTAA
- a CDS encoding CpaF family protein, with translation MQRGKPLYAPGQASYLPQQVPVAGFPVVPGPVAPAPVTAQKPAGDGRVVSRKSLWDWETVNSLREELSRQMAPEFQAYRESNKRDMPADDAEQRGWEIINELVARWAADFAAARQISPAESDETTLAQAVFDAQFAHGRLQPHLDDPTVENILINGCDDVWIDYTDRPRQKVDPVAESDEELVEFLQMLARRHGAGERSLSKASPTLALRLSDTSRLQAMTESTPRPYVTIRKQRIRSVTLEDLVEYGSIDAGMMHFLKAAMAAEKNIMISGTQGVGKTTMIIALAREIDPQERVGTLETEYELFLHEVGHLKQVVPMEAREGNGERVDGREVGEIEIADLIAPSLRMMLRRMIVGEVRSREIVPMLQAMSAGEGGSLCTIHSRKAEGVFARIAQLCIQHGDGMTQELAYLIAGAALDFVVHVKMIDETRLGGKKVRFVEQILEVTGEASETGLPATNKIYAPRPGSRDPRAVPTGVNPACLDDLVRAGFNPEWLRNENGNWGGPLELKRTAVA, from the coding sequence ATGCAGCGCGGTAAGCCCCTGTACGCGCCGGGCCAGGCCTCCTACCTGCCCCAGCAGGTCCCCGTCGCGGGATTCCCCGTCGTGCCCGGCCCGGTGGCCCCGGCCCCGGTGACGGCGCAGAAGCCGGCCGGGGACGGCCGCGTGGTCTCCCGCAAGTCGCTGTGGGACTGGGAGACCGTCAACAGCCTGCGTGAGGAGCTCAGCCGCCAGATGGCGCCCGAGTTCCAGGCGTACAGGGAGAGCAACAAGCGGGACATGCCCGCCGACGACGCCGAGCAGCGCGGCTGGGAGATCATCAACGAGCTCGTCGCCCGCTGGGCGGCGGACTTCGCCGCGGCCCGGCAGATCTCGCCGGCCGAGTCGGACGAGACCACCCTCGCGCAGGCAGTGTTCGACGCCCAGTTCGCCCACGGCCGTCTCCAGCCTCACCTGGACGACCCGACGGTCGAGAACATCCTGATCAACGGCTGCGACGACGTGTGGATCGACTACACCGACCGCCCCCGGCAGAAGGTCGACCCCGTCGCGGAGAGCGACGAGGAACTCGTCGAGTTCCTCCAGATGCTCGCCCGCCGTCACGGCGCCGGCGAGCGGAGCCTGTCCAAGGCCTCGCCGACCCTGGCCCTGCGGCTGTCGGACACCTCGCGTCTGCAGGCGATGACCGAGTCCACCCCGCGGCCGTACGTGACCATCCGAAAGCAGCGGATCCGCTCCGTCACGCTGGAGGACCTGGTCGAGTACGGCAGCATCGACGCCGGGATGATGCACTTCCTCAAGGCCGCCATGGCCGCGGAAAAGAACATCATGATCAGCGGGACCCAGGGCGTCGGCAAGACCACGATGATCATCGCGCTGGCCCGTGAGATCGACCCCCAGGAGCGCGTGGGAACGCTTGAGACGGAGTACGAGCTCTTCCTCCACGAGGTCGGGCACCTCAAGCAGGTCGTCCCGATGGAGGCCCGCGAAGGCAACGGCGAGAGGGTCGACGGCCGCGAGGTCGGCGAGATCGAGATCGCGGACCTCATCGCCCCCTCCCTGCGCATGATGCTGCGCCGCATGATCGTCGGAGAGGTCCGCTCCCGCGAGATCGTCCCCATGCTCCAGGCGATGTCCGCCGGTGAGGGCGGGTCGCTGTGCACCATCCACAGCCGCAAGGCCGAGGGCGTCTTCGCGCGCATCGCCCAGCTGTGCATCCAGCACGGCGACGGGATGACCCAGGAGCTGGCCTACCTGATCGCCGGCGCCGCGCTGGACTTCGTCGTCCACGTCAAGATGATCGACGAGACCCGCCTCGGCGGTAAGAAGGTCCGCTTCGTCGAGCAGATCCTGGAGGTCACCGGCGAGGCCAGCGAGACCGGTCTTCCGGCCACCAACAAGATCTACGCGCCGCGCCCCGGGTCCCGCGACCCCCGTGCCGTGCCGACCGGTGTCAACCCAGCCTGCCTGGACGACCTGGTGCGCGCCGGTTTCAACCCGGAGTGGCTGCGCAACGAGAACGGCAACTGGGGCGGCCCGCTGGAACTGAAGCGGACGGCGGTGGCCTGA
- a CDS encoding type II secretion system F family protein — protein MGLLIAGFAALFLIGGLVLFVVGVRGTEVADRPVKVKRTLPPKTKRLRQLQISGAAVAGMLTWLVSGWLPSALLVAGAVFFLPWLINPNKAANEQIERLDALAQWTKRLSDLVRTGTGIEEAIAVSVRTAPRPIEREVADLAVRLQSRVAAADALTAFARAIGDPRADLVAAALLLRMKDRGPGLADVLSDLAARTSNVVRRRRDVEADRAKHRTTTRWICAITLVVIVGFSFNKAYIEPYGTPLGMLVLVILMAAVVALFWWMSRLGMDKPLPGFMEYDERAAGSDTDPVLAEVAR, from the coding sequence ATGGGTCTGTTGATCGCCGGCTTCGCCGCGCTGTTCCTCATCGGGGGCCTCGTCCTGTTCGTCGTGGGCGTGCGCGGCACCGAGGTGGCCGACCGTCCGGTCAAGGTCAAGCGCACCCTCCCGCCGAAGACCAAGCGGCTGCGGCAGCTGCAGATCAGCGGCGCCGCCGTCGCCGGCATGCTGACCTGGCTGGTCTCTGGGTGGCTCCCCTCCGCCCTGCTGGTCGCCGGCGCCGTCTTCTTCCTGCCGTGGCTCATCAACCCGAACAAGGCGGCCAACGAGCAGATCGAGCGGCTGGACGCGCTCGCCCAGTGGACGAAGCGCCTCTCCGACCTGGTCCGCACCGGTACCGGCATCGAGGAGGCGATCGCGGTGTCGGTCCGCACCGCACCGCGGCCCATCGAGCGCGAGGTGGCAGACCTGGCGGTGCGCCTGCAGTCACGGGTCGCCGCAGCGGACGCGCTGACCGCGTTCGCGCGGGCGATCGGCGACCCGCGGGCGGACCTGGTCGCCGCGGCGCTGCTGCTGCGGATGAAGGACCGCGGGCCCGGCCTGGCGGACGTCCTGTCCGACCTGGCGGCCCGCACCTCCAACGTGGTCCGCCGCCGCCGCGACGTCGAAGCGGACCGCGCCAAGCACCGCACCACCACCCGCTGGATCTGCGCGATCACCCTGGTCGTGATCGTCGGGTTCTCCTTCAACAAGGCCTACATCGAGCCCTACGGCACCCCGCTGGGGATGCTCGTCCTGGTCATCCTGATGGCCGCGGTCGTCGCCCTGTTCTGGTGGATGAGCCGCCTCGGCATGGACAAGCCCCTGCCCGGCTTCATGGAGTACGACGAGCGCGCCGCCGGCTCGGACACCGACCCGGTGCTCGCGGAGGTGGCACGATGA
- a CDS encoding type II secretion system F family protein, with product MNELTVALLAGAGIGLGLFFLVRELLPSGPALGPALERLHGKAQAPVRRRDDKRPLIERVGDRVAERVRDWPGVSVPVKNLNLVGDSIGEFFGSKALHFVVGLLLPSFFSLVVTLAGIDLPFFLTGLAGVAAGVGLWFLPDAQLAKRAAQARAEASQAVMAYMELAAMERISSSGAQDTLERPAEVGNGWAFRRIQAALVRARLDRAPAWDALRSIADELDVPAAGDIADIVASAGTDGAAIYSTLRSRAESLADEQAAAEQARANAASESLIVPVTLLSMVLLVFFGFPSVVRIFLV from the coding sequence ATGAACGAACTCACCGTCGCCCTGCTGGCCGGCGCCGGCATCGGACTGGGCCTGTTCTTCCTCGTCCGCGAACTGCTGCCCTCCGGACCGGCGCTCGGTCCCGCGCTGGAACGCCTGCACGGCAAGGCCCAGGCCCCGGTCCGCCGCCGCGACGACAAGCGTCCGCTGATCGAGCGGGTCGGTGACCGGGTCGCCGAGCGGGTCAGGGACTGGCCCGGTGTCAGCGTCCCGGTCAAGAACCTCAACCTGGTCGGCGACAGCATCGGCGAGTTCTTCGGCAGCAAGGCCCTGCACTTCGTCGTCGGGCTGCTCCTGCCCTCGTTCTTCTCGCTGGTCGTCACCCTCGCGGGTATCGACCTGCCCTTCTTCCTCACCGGCCTGGCCGGTGTGGCCGCCGGGGTGGGCCTGTGGTTCCTCCCCGACGCGCAGCTGGCCAAGCGGGCCGCCCAAGCCCGGGCGGAAGCATCACAGGCCGTCATGGCCTACATGGAACTCGCCGCGATGGAGCGCATCTCCAGCTCCGGCGCCCAGGACACCCTGGAGCGGCCGGCCGAGGTCGGCAACGGCTGGGCCTTCCGCCGCATCCAGGCCGCCCTCGTCCGCGCCCGCCTCGACCGGGCACCCGCCTGGGACGCGCTGCGCTCCATCGCCGACGAGCTCGACGTGCCCGCAGCCGGCGACATCGCCGACATCGTGGCCAGCGCCGGAACCGACGGCGCCGCGATCTACAGCACCCTGCGCAGCCGGGCCGAGAGCCTGGCCGACGAGCAGGCCGCCGCCGAGCAGGCCCGGGCGAACGCCGCCTCCGAGAGCCTGATCGTGCCGGTGACCTTGCTGTCCATGGTCCTGCTGGTCTTCTTCGGCTTCCCCTCCGTAGTCCGCATTTTCCTCGTCTGA
- a CDS encoding TadE/TadG family type IV pilus assembly protein, producing the protein MALRALARRIRQRWREDDGDASLQMLICFPAALLLTFMVIETCNVYFAKQAATTAAREAVSGARAYGNSTGDGVARANSVFQRVHGTLVNPRVSASGSDANRVVFTVTAKAPSLLGLSITVTERATGPVERWTTP; encoded by the coding sequence GTGGCTCTTCGGGCACTCGCCCGTCGTATCCGGCAGCGGTGGCGGGAGGACGACGGCGACGCGAGCCTGCAGATGCTGATCTGTTTTCCCGCCGCCCTGCTGCTGACGTTCATGGTGATCGAGACCTGCAACGTCTACTTCGCCAAGCAGGCCGCCACCACCGCGGCCCGCGAGGCCGTCTCCGGTGCTCGCGCCTACGGCAACAGCACCGGAGACGGTGTCGCGCGGGCCAACTCCGTCTTCCAGCGGGTCCACGGCACCCTGGTCAACCCCCGTGTGAGCGCCTCCGGTTCCGACGCGAACCGTGTCGTGTTCACCGTCACCGCCAAGGCACCGTCCCTGCTCGGTCTCAGCATCACCGTCACCGAGCGCGCCACCGGCCCGGTAGAGAGGTGGACCACCCCGTGA
- a CDS encoding TadE/TadG family type IV pilus assembly protein, which translates to MTSRLRFLRRLRRCDDDRGSVAIEFVMWVPAAILFLAIAFVAGRIVMAGNAVDSSAAAAAREASIARSPGEAQSNARAAAEVALSDQKLKCANTSVSVDTSGFSAPLGTYGAVTVRVSCTVQLNDLGFSIGTKTVQSSFTSVIDRYRQR; encoded by the coding sequence GTGACCAGCCGCCTGCGGTTCCTGCGCCGCCTCCGTCGTTGCGACGACGACCGCGGCAGCGTCGCCATCGAGTTCGTGATGTGGGTCCCCGCCGCGATCCTGTTCCTCGCGATCGCGTTCGTGGCGGGGCGCATCGTCATGGCCGGCAACGCCGTCGACTCCTCGGCCGCGGCCGCCGCCCGCGAGGCCTCGATCGCCCGCAGTCCCGGTGAGGCGCAGAGCAACGCGCGCGCCGCCGCCGAGGTCGCGCTCTCGGACCAGAAGCTCAAGTGCGCCAACACCAGCGTCAGCGTGGACACCTCCGGCTTCAGCGCCCCGCTGGGCACCTACGGCGCGGTCACCGTGCGGGTCAGCTGCACGGTGCAGCTGAACGACCTCGGCTTCTCCATCGGGACCAAGACCGTCCAGTCCAGCTTCACCTCCGTGATCGACAGGTACAGGCAGCGATGA
- a CDS encoding pilus assembly protein TadG-related protein — MSTTTSASRLDWLRDDRGSLSMWWLLMVIPMFVMLGLCFDLGGKLRDVERADAIAAEAARAGGQAIDPAKAIAGKAVVLDPGPAQQAAYRYLNSAGVRGTVTVSGDRKTINVHVTIQHKTIFLQVIGQSSLPVEGHASAELLHGIGAPEG, encoded by the coding sequence ATGAGCACCACCACCTCCGCCTCCCGCCTCGACTGGCTCCGCGACGACCGCGGCTCGCTGTCGATGTGGTGGCTCCTGATGGTCATTCCGATGTTCGTCATGCTCGGCCTGTGCTTCGACCTCGGCGGGAAGCTGCGCGATGTCGAGCGGGCGGACGCGATCGCCGCCGAGGCCGCTCGCGCCGGCGGCCAGGCCATCGACCCGGCGAAGGCGATCGCAGGCAAGGCGGTCGTCTTGGACCCCGGCCCCGCTCAGCAGGCGGCCTACCGGTACCTGAACTCCGCCGGCGTCCGCGGCACCGTCACGGTCAGCGGTGACCGCAAGACCATCAACGTCCACGTCACCATTCAGCACAAGACGATTTTCTTGCAGGTCATCGGCCAGTCCTCGCTCCCCGTCGAGGGTCACGCCAGCGCTGAGCTCCTGCACGGCATCGGCGCTCCGGAGGGATGA